The following are encoded together in the Bacillota bacterium genome:
- a CDS encoding PEP-CTERM sorting domain-containing protein produces the protein MVKLTLKLLWNSPDGKTPFADYLLLNVEPFVSVSLVPSSVSGGGSITGVTSGSNNVTDAGSRYDVKIEFDTAPPPDRLIGGESLEWKLTGTGLTPGHFKALSHPLGDPTKRDYALLHVQGTPGGQSAKLGVIPEPATLILFGMGLAAPLAARWRKR, from the coding sequence GTGGTGAAGCTCACTCTCAAACTGTTGTGGAATTCGCCCGATGGCAAAACCCCGTTCGCAGACTATCTGCTGCTGAACGTGGAGCCGTTCGTATCGGTAAGTCTGGTACCGTCGTCTGTGTCGGGTGGCGGCAGTATCACCGGTGTCACCAGTGGCTCGAACAATGTTACCGACGCAGGTAGCCGCTACGACGTCAAAATTGAGTTTGATACCGCTCCGCCGCCGGACCGACTCATCGGCGGGGAGTCTCTTGAGTGGAAGCTCACGGGAACTGGGCTGACGCCAGGGCACTTCAAAGCCCTCTCCCACCCTTTGGGTGACCCGACGAAACGAGACTATGCCCTGTTGCACGTGCAGGGAACTCCGGGAGGGCAGTCCGCCAAGCTGGGCGTCATCCCCGAGCCGGCGACGTTGATTCTGTTCGGCATGGGGCTGGCTGCGCCGCTGGCGGCACGCTGGCGCAAACGCTAG
- the srlD gene encoding sorbitol-6-phosphate dehydrogenase produces MKRLEGKTAVVTGAAQGLGEAIAVRLAREGCTGVTLADLQVEKAQGVAQHIESEFPWCKTLVVKCDVTSEADVTEMVQRHVQAFGKLDIMVANAGILIAHDITEFPAEQWKKVVDVNLYGYFLCAREAAKVMVQQKSGVIIQINSKSGKKGSFRNSAYAASKFGGIGLTQSIALDLAPYGVRVNAICPGNLLDSPLWRDSLYEQYARKWGLTVEQVRRKYEDQVPLGRGCTYDDVTNLLVFLASDEASYITGEAYSVTGGQL; encoded by the coding sequence ATGAAGCGTCTGGAAGGTAAAACCGCTGTCGTGACCGGAGCCGCACAGGGACTGGGCGAGGCTATCGCCGTTCGCCTCGCCCGCGAGGGATGCACCGGCGTGACTCTGGCGGACCTGCAGGTGGAGAAAGCGCAGGGCGTCGCACAGCATATCGAGTCCGAGTTCCCCTGGTGCAAAACGCTGGTGGTGAAATGCGACGTGACCAGCGAAGCCGATGTGACCGAGATGGTGCAGCGCCATGTGCAGGCGTTCGGCAAGCTGGACATCATGGTCGCCAACGCGGGCATCCTGATTGCGCACGACATCACCGAGTTTCCTGCCGAGCAGTGGAAAAAGGTGGTGGACGTGAACCTGTACGGTTACTTCCTGTGCGCACGCGAGGCGGCGAAGGTGATGGTGCAGCAGAAGAGCGGCGTCATCATCCAGATCAACTCCAAGTCGGGCAAGAAGGGTTCGTTCCGCAATAGCGCGTATGCGGCCAGCAAGTTCGGGGGCATCGGCTTGACGCAGAGCATTGCGCTGGACCTTGCGCCTTACGGCGTGCGGGTCAACGCCATCTGCCCGGGCAACCTCCTGGATTCTCCCCTGTGGCGCGATAGCCTGTATGAGCAGTACGCCCGCAAGTGGGGGTTGACGGTGGAGCAGGTGCGGCGCAAGTACGAGGACCAGGTTCCTCTGGGACGCGGCTGCACTTACGATGACGTGACGAACCTGCTGGTGTTCCTCGCCTCGGATGAGGCGAGTTACATCACCGGCGAGGCATACAGCGTCACTGGCGGGCAGCTGTAA
- a CDS encoding carboxypeptidase regulatory-like domain-containing protein — protein sequence MRLVKGLGVPLLLGLLSASVAAQTFPITDFEAFPAPSSNGSVMFRQPSFSGSTGSFIDGSVNTTQVVTDRAYSGTKSLRVNWQFVADRPAAWLRLTTFNTANLPNPALDFAHALRFKIYVASGTPDVYVTLGVRETNTTVPIGGNGGISGGIEWIGATSLDPGNVRPIGKLITAKDRWVEVVFNIPVEPVLPFAGGTANGVLDVPRGTLENISFSPVEAGAQGPYLIYLDDFEQVAVWPISGNIELRDFGGDVTQVPVTVELRQNGNVVRTATVNLDASGNYSIPAVLPGTYDLAFKASHWLRVVVPGVTVEDAEVTGVDVSLTNGDVDGDNEVTLFDFGELVAAFGSMPGDGNWNPNADLDGDEEVSLFDFGVLVKNFGLVGEE from the coding sequence ATGAGACTCGTCAAAGGGCTGGGAGTACCTCTGCTACTTGGGCTACTTTCAGCATCAGTCGCTGCGCAGACGTTCCCCATCACCGATTTCGAGGCGTTCCCCGCACCGTCCTCAAACGGTTCGGTGATGTTCCGCCAGCCCAGCTTCTCGGGTTCCACTGGCAGCTTTATTGACGGTTCAGTCAACACCACGCAAGTGGTGACCGACCGGGCGTACAGCGGCACCAAATCGCTGCGGGTGAACTGGCAGTTCGTCGCAGACCGACCAGCCGCGTGGTTGCGATTGACCACCTTCAACACCGCCAACCTGCCGAACCCTGCGCTCGATTTCGCGCACGCGCTCCGCTTCAAGATTTACGTGGCGAGCGGAACCCCGGACGTGTACGTCACGCTGGGTGTGCGCGAGACCAATACCACCGTGCCTATCGGTGGAAACGGTGGCATCAGTGGCGGCATCGAGTGGATTGGCGCCACGAGCTTAGACCCAGGCAATGTGCGCCCCATTGGCAAGCTGATTACCGCCAAAGACCGGTGGGTGGAGGTGGTATTTAACATTCCCGTGGAACCGGTGCTGCCCTTTGCGGGTGGCACAGCGAACGGTGTGCTGGACGTGCCTCGCGGTACTCTGGAGAACATCTCCTTCTCGCCGGTGGAGGCAGGTGCCCAAGGCCCTTATCTGATTTACCTCGATGATTTCGAGCAGGTGGCGGTGTGGCCGATTTCCGGTAACATCGAACTGCGCGACTTCGGCGGGGACGTGACCCAGGTGCCTGTCACGGTGGAGCTGCGCCAGAACGGCAACGTGGTGCGCACGGCAACGGTGAACCTCGACGCGAGCGGCAACTACTCCATCCCCGCCGTGCTACCGGGCACGTACGACCTCGCCTTCAAAGCCAGTCACTGGCTGAGGGTAGTGGTGCCGGGCGTTACCGTCGAGGATGCCGAGGTGACCGGAGTGGACGTCTCGCTGACCAACGGCGACGTCGACGGGGACAACGAGGTCACGCTGTTCGACTTCGGGGAGCTGGTGGCAGCGTTTGGCTCCATGCCAGGCGACGGCAACTGGAACCCCAATGCGGACCTCGACGGCGATGAGGAAGTCAGCCTCTTCGACTTTGGTGTGCTGGTCAAGAACTTCGGTCTGGTGGGTGAAGAGTAG
- a CDS encoding Hpt domain-containing protein, translating into MKEDVERCLTSGMDDYLSKPVKLEVLQGMLEKWKVSDLSGEAAELPPIDHAFLNEMTGGDEEFTTELLQEFLRTIPPLLSQVEQALNAGDSEALARAAHTIKGSARSVGARAFAEIAFAVEQAGKEQRTGDASGAVRSLFAEWQRVKGYIEQQFLQQAA; encoded by the coding sequence ATGAAGGAAGACGTGGAACGATGCCTCACGTCGGGTATGGACGACTACTTGAGTAAACCAGTCAAGTTGGAGGTTTTGCAAGGGATGCTTGAGAAATGGAAGGTTTCCGATTTGTCTGGAGAGGCGGCGGAGTTGCCGCCGATAGACCACGCCTTTCTCAACGAGATGACCGGCGGGGACGAGGAGTTTACGACAGAGCTCCTGCAGGAGTTCCTGCGCACTATTCCTCCTCTGCTCAGCCAGGTGGAACAGGCTTTGAACGCAGGTGATAGCGAAGCTCTGGCACGCGCCGCACATACCATTAAGGGCAGCGCAAGGTCGGTGGGTGCACGCGCCTTCGCCGAGATTGCCTTCGCCGTAGAGCAGGCGGGTAAGGAACAGCGCACGGGTGATGCCTCTGGCGCAGTGCGGTCTCTCTTTGCAGAGTGGCAGCGAGTCAAGGGCTATATCGAACAGCAGTTCCTCCAGCAAGCTGCTTAA
- the lipA gene encoding lipoyl synthase — MNRKLPEWLTIRAPRPGQIQEVNSLVKGLQLHTVCESARCPNLTECWSKRTATFMILGDVCTRACGFCAIKTGRGEMVDPLEPRRVALAAKHLGLKHVVITSVARDDLQDGGAEQFAATIRAVRQEIPGAIVEVLTPDFKGIRWCIKTVADAEPDIYNHNVETVERLQHVVRPQAKYWRSIDLLYYVKRTKPGIYTKSGLMVGLGETREEVIQTMRDLRDAGVDCLTIGQYLRPTMKHLPVVEYVHPSVFAEYRRIGEEMGFLFVASAPFVRSSYNAEAFSRKVMAERLAQIDAAQGSVEVR; from the coding sequence ATGAATCGAAAACTACCCGAGTGGTTAACCATACGCGCCCCTCGCCCCGGGCAAATACAGGAAGTGAACAGTCTCGTCAAAGGGCTGCAGCTGCACACGGTGTGCGAAAGCGCGCGCTGTCCCAACCTCACCGAATGCTGGAGCAAGCGCACCGCTACCTTCATGATACTGGGCGATGTATGCACGCGCGCTTGCGGTTTCTGCGCTATAAAAACGGGGCGCGGCGAGATGGTTGACCCGCTGGAGCCCCGGCGCGTCGCGCTCGCGGCAAAACATCTGGGATTGAAGCACGTGGTCATCACCTCCGTGGCGCGCGACGACCTGCAGGACGGCGGTGCGGAACAGTTCGCCGCCACCATCCGCGCGGTGCGCCAGGAGATACCAGGTGCCATCGTCGAGGTGCTGACGCCAGACTTCAAGGGCATCCGCTGGTGCATCAAAACGGTTGCCGACGCCGAACCGGACATCTACAACCACAACGTGGAGACGGTAGAGCGTCTGCAGCACGTGGTGCGTCCGCAGGCGAAGTACTGGCGCTCCATAGACCTGCTGTACTACGTCAAGCGCACGAAGCCCGGAATCTACACCAAGTCGGGGCTGATGGTAGGTCTTGGTGAGACGAGAGAGGAAGTGATACAGACCATGCGCGACCTGCGCGACGCCGGGGTGGATTGCCTGACCATCGGTCAATATCTGCGCCCCACGATGAAGCACCTGCCGGTGGTGGAGTACGTGCATCCCAGCGTATTCGCCGAGTACCGGCGCATCGGCGAGGAGATGGGCTTTCTGTTCGTTGCCTCCGCGCCTTTCGTGCGCAGTTCATACAATGCCGAGGCGTTCTCCCGCAAGGTGATGGCAGAGCGTCTGGCGCAGATAGATGCTGCGCAGGGGAGTGTGGAAGTGCGTTGA
- a CDS encoding translocation/assembly module TamB domain-containing protein, with translation MTCPRSCRYIAWLVVVAPLVWICSVCAFYLWQAAPGFQQQAIEAGINWAQEQWRIPILVGEIVTDLPRVRVIARNVFLGDPFSPQKPLVAAREVSVSQLFSRQPQIEVTHPIARVVRLPDGRWNFSPLIPRRRRPPADVFWRVRITDATLYFEDRKARPLVQAALRQVNGQIRSDVGVTAFHFTHGEAIPSFQARVDGWVVDRQLRLRVDASDVPVSSLMRYVRLPAVEPGDARVTGRVWVYTDAQKRIHYSATTTVKATQARWRLPQGTLSLANIHGSGDVRTGVATWRASASAGTGQVLASGTIQWQPEPTMHLSIDARQIPPRELQPWLRRYAPQVVLKAPVNASLTVQGTPSQPHIQGSVRTERASVQKINVQKWSAKVMLNPKYVLLPEVALRAAGGDVRGQAFLWKQNGWNFAARWRADGINLSRLHPFLPEDVRGVVRGEGLAHGSVQKPRIVANLWGERLAGKLWRCEQVQARLRWMPGTLHIDGAVLEDWTGSAYVSGQVDLVGKRLALRVRADELLLAPWVERLAPRLEHEGDVPSAWVYARGELGGTFREPTFRGVVEATELQWRRWDVDYLVARVEASPQRVRVEGGILRRPPMEVSWQAELQQPLDTEKARIIVDGVANNVDAEQVLQALREPAESESLPPVQAIGRVFFHVAGSLRSPYADITWSAPAVQVQHWSLTDFKGSLRYEDGVLKVDTVSARLGDGVLKGEGERDSEGRLSFRVEGDRLPLAQVRPLLPEDAPQDIGGQVSMRGVLSGTEREPQFRAELLTTDATWDALRLNSGNAEVEWSKEGLSVRNVNLVSPEAEVTLRYLRFAQSPRAVDAEGTLSISSLEQLSQRALDSVWLHQKASRVGEVLRELGRITGTAKVPFRLWGEGESLNAEASVRMADIEIDGRALGTLQANLRREADGSWYLQNGVLANGEHRVTASGIYRSDGSLNLSAEAYNVDLAWFQRWIPQATEIRGKLEMAALEAAGRSDSPNLVLTLALREPQFGAVRAQRVLTGKVQLSEGKIDISEVVLAQPDGQLRIWGSLPFHWKPMEIPDNEPVDLHVEAAPQPLSALLAYFPSVKVTQATGQWSLRANLAGTRAAPRLSGEMQLSADSLRAGTLATGLRDVRALVQLENETVRVADLTAVGDSPRGGRIVGSGAIRFGAQGGESIDARVRFERFWLEERNLSGQYGEQIRTFLDGDLRVTGSAESPQVEGMMTASGGVFTLPASFPEQKAETRPLPVNPRFNNVVLRVGEAMWLNSPRLSAQASGDIVLGGTLQQPVVHGQLGLERGYAYFPTARFRLERGGSIVLDYPVPGDNPFRVGVDVQAKTSLSMASPAGGMRRYEITVLVSGAITSPEGPRTEFRSDPPELSTQQIARALGVGTLEELLTGRNVEQVLQREVVNLFTSAYVPQIFSPLERGIEEALQLREFRIEYDRYQPVTVTLVKRLWDGFSLSYWRTVSTQQDRYLVKILYELPEWTRLSRRLLLSFSVDEKQQRLWGVEGSFRF, from the coding sequence TTGACCTGCCCTCGTTCCTGCCGCTATATCGCCTGGCTGGTGGTGGTCGCGCCGCTGGTATGGATATGTTCTGTTTGTGCCTTTTACCTCTGGCAGGCGGCGCCGGGCTTCCAGCAACAGGCGATAGAGGCGGGCATCAACTGGGCGCAGGAGCAGTGGCGGATACCCATTCTGGTCGGGGAAATCGTAACCGACCTTCCTCGGGTCAGGGTCATCGCGCGGAATGTCTTTCTGGGTGACCCTTTTTCTCCGCAGAAACCTCTGGTCGCGGCGCGCGAGGTATCCGTTAGCCAGCTGTTCTCGCGTCAGCCCCAGATTGAGGTCACCCATCCCATCGCACGTGTGGTGCGCCTGCCCGATGGGCGCTGGAACTTCTCTCCTCTCATACCCAGGCGCCGCCGTCCTCCTGCGGATGTTTTCTGGAGGGTGCGCATCACCGATGCCACGCTCTATTTTGAGGACCGCAAAGCGCGCCCCCTGGTGCAGGCTGCCTTGCGGCAGGTGAACGGGCAGATACGCTCCGATGTCGGTGTCACCGCTTTTCACTTCACACACGGCGAGGCAATCCCCAGCTTTCAGGCGCGAGTGGATGGCTGGGTGGTAGACAGGCAGTTGCGCCTGCGCGTGGACGCCTCCGATGTGCCCGTGTCGTCGCTGATGCGTTATGTGCGCCTGCCCGCAGTCGAACCGGGTGACGCCCGCGTGACAGGTAGGGTGTGGGTGTATACCGATGCGCAGAAGCGCATCCACTACAGCGCCACCACTACGGTGAAGGCAACACAGGCACGGTGGCGGCTGCCGCAGGGCACTCTTTCCCTTGCCAATATCCACGGCTCGGGCGATGTCCGCACGGGTGTAGCCACATGGCGTGCCAGCGCGAGCGCAGGCACGGGTCAGGTGCTTGCCTCCGGAACGATACAGTGGCAGCCTGAGCCCACCATGCACCTGTCCATCGATGCCCGCCAGATACCGCCGCGCGAGCTGCAACCCTGGTTGCGCCGTTATGCGCCGCAGGTGGTACTGAAGGCGCCGGTAAACGCCAGCCTGACCGTACAGGGAACGCCGTCACAACCGCACATCCAGGGCAGTGTGCGCACCGAAAGAGCCAGCGTTCAGAAGATAAATGTGCAAAAATGGAGCGCAAAAGTTATGCTGAATCCAAAATACGTGCTGCTGCCGGAGGTCGCTTTGCGCGCTGCGGGAGGCGACGTTCGGGGACAGGCGTTTTTGTGGAAACAGAACGGGTGGAACTTTGCCGCGCGATGGCGGGCGGATGGCATCAACCTCTCCCGTCTGCATCCGTTTCTGCCGGAGGACGTGCGAGGTGTGGTACGTGGCGAGGGGCTGGCTCACGGCAGCGTGCAGAAGCCGCGCATCGTGGCGAACCTGTGGGGCGAACGACTGGCAGGCAAACTCTGGCGGTGTGAGCAGGTGCAGGCAAGACTGCGCTGGATGCCCGGAACGTTACACATCGACGGCGCGGTGCTGGAAGACTGGACGGGGTCGGCGTATGTGTCGGGACAGGTAGACCTCGTTGGAAAAAGGCTGGCTCTGCGTGTGCGTGCCGATGAACTGCTGCTGGCGCCGTGGGTAGAACGTCTCGCCCCCAGGCTGGAACACGAAGGCGATGTTCCCTCCGCATGGGTTTATGCACGGGGCGAACTGGGGGGCACGTTCCGCGAGCCGACTTTTCGGGGTGTCGTCGAAGCCACGGAGCTGCAGTGGCGTCGCTGGGACGTGGACTATCTTGTCGCGCGAGTGGAGGCGTCTCCACAGCGAGTGCGCGTGGAGGGTGGCATCCTGCGCCGCCCACCGATGGAAGTGAGCTGGCAGGCAGAACTGCAACAGCCGCTGGATACCGAAAAAGCGCGGATAATCGTAGACGGTGTGGCGAACAACGTGGATGCCGAGCAGGTGCTGCAGGCTTTGCGTGAACCAGCGGAGAGCGAAAGCCTTCCGCCCGTTCAGGCTATCGGCAGGGTGTTCTTTCACGTCGCAGGCAGCCTGCGCTCCCCCTACGCCGACATCACATGGAGTGCGCCTGCCGTGCAGGTTCAGCACTGGAGCCTGACCGACTTCAAAGGCTCCCTTCGCTACGAAGACGGTGTGCTGAAGGTGGATACTGTCTCAGCCCGGCTGGGTGACGGCGTTTTGAAAGGCGAGGGAGAGCGGGATAGCGAAGGCAGGCTATCGTTCCGCGTGGAGGGAGACCGTCTGCCTCTGGCTCAGGTGCGTCCGCTGTTGCCCGAAGATGCGCCTCAAGATATTGGCGGACAGGTATCGATGCGAGGTGTCCTCTCCGGCACAGAGCGCGAGCCTCAGTTTCGTGCCGAACTGTTGACCACAGACGCCACATGGGATGCGCTGAGGTTGAACAGCGGCAACGCTGAGGTGGAGTGGAGCAAGGAGGGGCTGAGCGTCCGCAATGTGAACCTCGTCAGCCCGGAGGCGGAGGTCACGCTCCGTTATCTTCGCTTTGCCCAATCCCCGCGCGCGGTAGACGCCGAGGGAACACTGTCTATCTCCTCGCTGGAGCAGCTGAGCCAGCGGGCGTTGGATAGCGTGTGGCTGCACCAGAAAGCATCTCGTGTGGGCGAGGTGCTGCGGGAGCTGGGGCGCATCACCGGCACAGCCAAGGTGCCCTTCCGTTTGTGGGGAGAGGGCGAAAGCCTGAACGCGGAAGCCTCGGTACGGATGGCGGATATCGAGATAGATGGGCGTGCGCTGGGCACGCTGCAGGCAAACCTGCGCCGTGAAGCCGACGGCTCGTGGTACCTGCAAAACGGTGTGCTGGCAAACGGCGAGCACCGCGTGACCGCATCGGGCATCTACCGTTCCGACGGCAGCCTGAATCTCAGCGCAGAGGCTTACAATGTAGACCTTGCCTGGTTCCAGCGTTGGATACCGCAGGCGACCGAGATACGGGGTAAGCTGGAGATGGCAGCTCTCGAGGCAGCTGGCAGGAGCGACTCCCCCAACCTGGTGCTGACGCTCGCCCTCAGGGAGCCCCAGTTTGGGGCGGTGCGCGCCCAGCGTGTGTTAACAGGTAAAGTTCAGCTTTCTGAAGGAAAGATAGACATATCGGAAGTCGTGCTGGCACAGCCCGATGGACAGCTGCGCATCTGGGGTAGCCTGCCCTTCCACTGGAAACCCATGGAAATACCCGACAATGAACCGGTAGACCTCCACGTGGAGGCAGCTCCTCAGCCGTTGAGCGCGTTGCTGGCTTACTTCCCCTCGGTGAAGGTGACCCAAGCAACAGGGCAGTGGTCGCTCAGGGCGAATCTGGCTGGCACGAGAGCCGCGCCAAGGCTCTCCGGTGAGATGCAGTTGAGTGCGGATTCGTTGCGCGCGGGAACACTGGCAACAGGATTGCGAGACGTACGTGCGCTGGTTCAACTGGAGAACGAGACGGTTCGGGTAGCGGATTTGACGGCTGTGGGCGATAGCCCACGCGGCGGGCGTATCGTCGGTTCCGGTGCGATAAGATTCGGCGCGCAGGGGGGCGAGTCCATTGACGCCCGCGTGCGTTTCGAGAGGTTCTGGCTGGAGGAACGCAACCTGTCCGGGCAGTACGGGGAGCAGATACGCACTTTTCTGGACGGCGACCTGAGAGTAACAGGCAGTGCGGAAAGCCCGCAAGTAGAAGGCATGATGACTGCCAGTGGGGGAGTGTTCACCCTGCCAGCCAGCTTTCCCGAGCAGAAAGCGGAAACACGTCCTTTGCCCGTGAATCCCCGCTTCAACAACGTGGTGCTGCGCGTCGGCGAGGCGATGTGGTTAAACAGTCCCCGACTGTCCGCGCAGGCGTCCGGCGACATTGTACTGGGTGGCACGCTACAGCAGCCGGTGGTTCATGGGCAACTGGGTCTGGAGCGCGGATATGCCTACTTCCCCACTGCCCGCTTCCGCCTGGAGCGCGGCGGCAGTATTGTGCTGGATTATCCCGTTCCGGGCGATAACCCGTTTCGGGTAGGCGTGGACGTGCAGGCAAAGACCAGCCTCAGTATGGCTTCGCCGGCGGGAGGGATGCGTCGCTACGAGATAACGGTGCTCGTGAGCGGGGCAATTACCTCGCCGGAAGGACCGCGAACCGAGTTTCGTTCCGACCCGCCGGAGCTGTCTACCCAGCAGATTGCGCGTGCGCTGGGCGTGGGTACCCTCGAAGAGCTGCTGACCGGGCGCAATGTGGAGCAGGTGTTGCAGCGCGAGGTCGTGAACCTCTTCACCTCCGCTTACGTCCCGCAGATATTCTCGCCGCTGGAGCGCGGCATCGAGGAGGCCCTTCAACTTCGCGAGTTCCGTATCGAGTACGACAGGTATCAGCCGGTGACCGTGACTTTAGTGAAACGCTTGTGGGATGGTTTCAGTCTGAGTTACTGGCGAACGGTTTCCACGCAGCAAGACCGTTATCTCGTGAAGATATTATACGAATTGCCGGAATGGACACGGTTATCGCGCCGTCTTCTGCTGAGCTTTTCGGTAGATGAGAAGCAGCAGAGGCTGTGGGGGGTAGAAGGAAGTTTCCGCTTCTAA
- a CDS encoding sigma-70 family RNA polymerase sigma factor: MTLDDHKDERRRRFTEVVDAYYARIYNLFCHMVTDTHLAADLTQDTFVKAYEAFGRFRGEASVYTWLYRIAINEYRSYLRRLRREQEFVSRSLDEPVEADGESLFTQLPDPSPSALQMLEKEELIQRVQQAVHSLPPRYRAFAVLRDLEGMSYEQIAEVTGLPLDTVKTRISRARALLRRKLEPYYRG, encoded by the coding sequence ATGACATTGGATGATCACAAAGATGAGCGCCGTCGCCGCTTCACAGAGGTTGTGGATGCGTATTATGCTCGTATCTATAATCTGTTCTGTCATATGGTGACAGATACGCATCTTGCGGCGGATTTAACGCAGGATACGTTCGTGAAAGCGTACGAGGCGTTCGGGCGATTTCGCGGTGAGGCGAGTGTTTACACGTGGCTGTACCGGATCGCCATTAATGAGTACCGCTCGTACCTGCGAAGGCTCCGACGCGAGCAGGAGTTTGTAAGCCGCTCGCTGGATGAACCGGTGGAGGCGGATGGTGAAAGCCTGTTCACGCAGTTGCCAGACCCGTCGCCATCGGCTTTACAGATGCTGGAAAAAGAGGAACTCATCCAGCGGGTTCAGCAGGCGGTGCATTCGCTGCCGCCACGTTACCGTGCGTTCGCTGTGTTGCGCGACCTGGAGGGGATGAGTTACGAGCAGATTGCGGAGGTGACCGGCTTACCGCTGGACACCGTGAAAACACGCATCTCGCGTGCAAGAGCGCTTTTGCGCAGGAAACTGGAGCCTTACTACAGAGGATAG
- a CDS encoding BamA/TamA family outer membrane protein produces the protein MKALRLTFCIMIWAIASAVHAQRIAEIVVRGNVNVPQEAILAKISAKPGMDFDQSLLSKDRAALRDMGFFSDVIPRTETTPQGIRIIYEVQEYPRISQIRITGNTVFPTDQILQLMRTQPGRLLNHNDLAADIEAITRLYMQKGYLVNVDPDTVGPDRDDPTILNLPLKEVTVEAVKVTGLRKTRERVVLREMRYTRPGALYNLEQIQKDLQRVYNTELFEDISYKAEIGSDLSKVIVTINVVERRTGLFSIGAAYNNRQQLVGFLEMYETNFRGVGQTVSVRLERGGPANANNYEINFAEPWLDSRNTSLSISVFDKTLYRFSRGLFTSDPGTIGDEDRYDERRKGGILTLSRPLSETTRAFIGLRTESVRTNNPAVLPSEVFIKQDGTVSALSLRLTHNTRDVDFDPASGGFDSFAIETALADLKDIGTAISGGFVGKANFNKVSIDLRRYFSPQGRRRALADKRHVFAVRLYAGRAFGKLPFFEQFFLGGAETLRGYPEDRFWGDNVALLSVEYRAPLAQNLVGVVFVDAGHAWGGRYGTINDFTQHSSFKPQVGAGIGIRVRTPIGPLRLDYGFGSEGARTHFSIGNIF, from the coding sequence ATGAAAGCACTGCGACTCACTTTCTGTATCATGATATGGGCGATTGCCAGTGCTGTCCATGCTCAGCGCATCGCCGAAATAGTCGTTCGTGGTAATGTCAACGTGCCGCAGGAAGCCATACTGGCGAAAATCTCCGCCAAGCCGGGCATGGATTTCGACCAGTCGTTGCTCAGTAAGGACCGTGCGGCGCTGCGTGATATGGGCTTTTTCAGCGATGTGATTCCCCGCACGGAAACCACCCCGCAGGGCATTCGCATCATTTATGAAGTTCAGGAATATCCGCGCATCAGCCAGATACGCATTACCGGCAATACCGTCTTCCCCACCGACCAGATACTCCAGCTGATGCGCACTCAGCCGGGCAGACTGCTCAACCACAACGACCTCGCCGCCGATATCGAGGCGATTACCCGGCTCTACATGCAGAAGGGGTATCTGGTGAACGTGGACCCCGACACTGTCGGTCCCGACCGAGATGACCCCACCATTCTGAATCTGCCTCTGAAAGAGGTCACCGTCGAGGCGGTGAAGGTCACCGGGCTGCGCAAGACGCGCGAGCGGGTGGTGCTTCGCGAAATGCGCTATACCCGTCCGGGTGCGCTGTATAACCTCGAGCAAATCCAGAAGGACCTGCAGAGGGTATACAACACCGAGCTGTTCGAGGACATCAGCTACAAAGCGGAAATCGGCTCCGACCTGAGTAAGGTCATCGTCACGATCAACGTCGTGGAACGGCGCACCGGTTTGTTTTCCATCGGTGCCGCCTATAACAACCGCCAGCAGCTGGTGGGCTTCCTCGAGATGTACGAAACGAACTTCCGCGGCGTCGGGCAAACGGTGAGCGTACGTCTCGAGCGCGGAGGACCCGCCAACGCCAACAACTACGAGATAAACTTCGCCGAGCCCTGGCTGGACAGCCGCAATACCTCGTTGTCCATCAGCGTCTTCGATAAAACCCTCTACCGGTTCAGTCGGGGGCTGTTTACTTCTGACCCCGGCACCATCGGGGATGAAGACCGCTACGACGAGCGGCGCAAAGGCGGTATCCTGACCTTGAGCCGCCCGCTGTCGGAGACCACGCGCGCTTTCATCGGCTTGCGCACCGAGTCGGTGCGCACCAACAACCCCGCCGTGTTGCCCAGCGAGGTGTTCATCAAGCAAGATGGCACCGTCAGCGCACTGTCGTTGCGCCTGACGCACAACACGCGCGATGTGGACTTCGACCCCGCTTCAGGCGGCTTCGACTCGTTTGCCATTGAGACCGCCCTGGCAGACCTGAAGGACATCGGTACCGCTATCTCGGGCGGGTTTGTGGGCAAGGCGAACTTCAACAAGGTTTCGATAGACCTGAGGCGCTACTTCTCGCCGCAAGGACGCCGGCGCGCCCTTGCCGATAAGCGACACGTTTTCGCGGTGCGACTGTACGCCGGCAGGGCGTTCGGCAAACTGCCCTTCTTCGAGCAGTTCTTCCTGGGAGGCGCCGAGACTCTGCGCGGTTATCCGGAAGACCGCTTCTGGGGTGACAATGTGGCGCTGTTGAGCGTAGAGTATCGTGCCCCGCTGGCGCAGAACCTGGTAGGTGTGGTTTTCGTGGATGCGGGCCATGCCTGGGGCGGACGCTACGGCACGATTAACGACTTTACTCAGCATTCCAGCTTCAAGCCGCAGGTGGGTGCTGGTATCGGTATCCGCGTGCGCACGCCTATCGGTCCGTTGCGCCTGGACTACGGCTTCGGCAGCGAAGGCGCACGCACCCACTTTAGCATCGGCAATATATTCTGA